Proteins from one Zavarzinia compransoris genomic window:
- the lipA gene encoding lipoyl synthase — translation MNDLSGIKDVSNQVQARIERKPKPEWLRVKAPTSPEYAETRNLMRRLKLNTVCEEAACPNIGECWKKKHATVMILGDTCTRACAFCNIKTGMPAHPDPDEPEHVAIAVGEMALEHVVITSVDRDDLADGGASQFVKVIGRLRDTAPTTTIEILTPDFLRKDGALEAVVRARPDVYNHNLETVPRLYPTIRPGARYFHSLRILNRVKELDPTVFTKSGIMVGLGETKSEVYQVMDDLRSADVDFITIGQYLQPTPKHAPVDRFVTPEEFADYARMARAKGFLMVSASPLTRSSHHAGEDFVKLKAAREAKLAAQA, via the coding sequence ATGAACGATCTCTCCGGCATCAAGGACGTCTCCAATCAGGTGCAGGCCCGCATCGAGCGGAAGCCCAAGCCCGAATGGCTGCGCGTCAAGGCCCCGACCAGCCCCGAATATGCCGAGACGCGCAACCTGATGCGCCGTCTCAAGCTGAACACGGTGTGCGAGGAGGCGGCTTGCCCGAACATCGGGGAATGCTGGAAGAAGAAGCACGCGACGGTGATGATCCTGGGCGACACCTGCACCCGGGCCTGCGCCTTCTGCAACATCAAGACCGGGATGCCCGCGCATCCCGATCCCGACGAGCCGGAGCATGTGGCGATCGCCGTCGGCGAAATGGCGCTCGAACATGTGGTCATCACCTCCGTCGACCGGGACGACCTCGCGGACGGCGGCGCCAGCCAGTTCGTGAAGGTGATCGGCCGGCTGCGCGATACCGCCCCGACCACCACCATCGAAATCCTGACCCCCGATTTCCTGCGGAAGGACGGGGCGCTGGAGGCGGTGGTCCGGGCCCGGCCCGACGTCTACAATCACAATCTCGAAACCGTGCCGCGGCTTTACCCGACGATCCGGCCGGGGGCGCGCTATTTCCATTCGCTGCGCATTCTCAACCGGGTGAAGGAACTGGACCCCACGGTCTTCACCAAGTCCGGCATCATGGTCGGCCTCGGCGAGACGAAGTCGGAAGTCTATCAGGTGATGGACGATCTTCGTTCCGCGGACGTCGACTTCATCACCATCGGCCAGTATCTTCAACCGACGCCGAAGCACGCGCCGGTGGATCGATTTGTCACGCCCGAGGAATTCGCCGATTACGCCAGAATGGCGCGGGCGAAGGGATTCCTGATGGTTTCCGCCTCGCCGCTGACCCGGTCGTCCCACCACGCGGGCGAGGATTTCGTGAAGCTGAAGGCCGCGCGGGAGGCAAAGCTCGCCGCGCAGGCGTAA
- a CDS encoding pyruvate dehydrogenase complex dihydrolipoamide acetyltransferase, with protein MAIEILMPALSPTMTEGKLAKWLVKEGDTIKSGDVIAEIETDKATMEVEAVDEGTLAKILVPEGTDNVAVNTVIALVAAEGEDVSAAPAPKAAPAAAPAPAAAAPAPTVTAPVAVPGPAAAGGARVFASPLARRIAKNSGVDLAAVTGSGPHGRIVKADVEAAAKAPKAAPAPVAAAPAPAPVAAPAPAPKPAVFPFPEGSFTSIPNDGMRKTVAKRLTEAKSTIPHFYLTIDCELDALLELRTQLNAKSPAKISVNDFIVRASALALKKVPAANATWTDEAILRHRHADVAVAVAIDGGLITPIVFNAEGKGLAAIAAETKDLAERARGRKLKPAEYQGGTFSISNLGMFGIKEFAAVINPPHGAILAIGAGEKRPVVKAGALAVATVMTVTLSCDHRVVDGAVGAEFLAAFKGLIEDPITMML; from the coding sequence ATGGCCATCGAAATCCTGATGCCTGCGCTCTCGCCCACCATGACCGAGGGCAAGCTGGCCAAATGGCTGGTGAAGGAAGGCGACACCATCAAATCCGGCGACGTGATCGCCGAGATCGAGACCGACAAGGCGACCATGGAAGTGGAAGCGGTCGACGAGGGCACCCTGGCGAAGATCCTGGTCCCGGAAGGCACGGACAATGTGGCGGTGAACACAGTGATCGCCCTGGTGGCGGCTGAGGGCGAGGATGTCTCGGCCGCGCCGGCGCCGAAGGCGGCCCCCGCCGCAGCACCGGCGCCCGCCGCCGCCGCGCCCGCGCCGACTGTCACGGCCCCAGTCGCCGTGCCGGGCCCGGCCGCTGCGGGGGGCGCCCGCGTCTTCGCCAGCCCGCTGGCCAGGCGCATCGCCAAGAACAGCGGTGTCGACCTTGCCGCGGTGACGGGTTCCGGCCCGCACGGCCGGATCGTGAAGGCGGATGTCGAGGCTGCGGCCAAGGCGCCGAAGGCGGCACCCGCCCCGGTCGCCGCCGCGCCGGCCCCGGCCCCGGTGGCCGCCCCGGCGCCCGCGCCGAAACCCGCCGTGTTCCCGTTCCCCGAGGGCTCCTTCACCTCGATCCCGAACGACGGCATGCGCAAGACGGTGGCGAAGCGCCTGACGGAGGCCAAGTCCACCATCCCGCATTTCTACCTGACCATCGATTGCGAATTGGATGCGCTGCTTGAACTGCGCACCCAATTGAATGCCAAGTCGCCGGCCAAGATTTCGGTGAACGACTTCATCGTCCGCGCCTCGGCGCTGGCCTTGAAGAAAGTCCCGGCGGCCAATGCCACCTGGACCGACGAGGCGATCCTGCGCCACCGCCACGCCGATGTCGCGGTGGCGGTGGCGATCGACGGCGGGCTGATCACCCCGATCGTCTTCAACGCCGAGGGCAAGGGCCTGGCCGCCATCGCGGCCGAGACCAAGGACCTGGCGGAACGGGCCCGGGGCCGCAAGCTGAAACCCGCCGAATACCAGGGCGGCACCTTCTCGATCTCCAACCTCGGCATGTTCGGGATCAAGGAATTCGCCGCCGTGATCAACCCGCCCCATGGCGCGATCCTGGCCATCGGCGCCGGCGAGAAGCGCCCGGTGGTGAAGGCCGGCGCGCTGGCGGTGGCGACCGTGATGACGGTGACCCTGTCCTGCGACCACCGGGTGGTCGACGGCGCGGTCGGGGCCGAATTCCTGGCCGCCTTCAAGGGTCTGATCGAAGACCCGATCACCATGATGCTGTAA
- a CDS encoding class I SAM-dependent methyltransferase — MDTSTFSFTALYTGETWVANGLSLPELRTPAGDLMYKLAAPAEWAGGKVFGTNLRRMLVARHALIDRILASLVAEMPGLQILEIACGLSARGWRFTRQFPDLRYVEADLPAMAALKVRALARVPDLSTHHAVVAIDVLAADGPQSLDAVLAQSFDPARPVAVVTEGLMNYFTLDTATDVWNRLSAALARFPSAAYLTETYPEPEKALLRLAMRAGAAGLRLVSRSDAGVHFKSAEAGARHLRACGFAEADIAYPPGERMVAVLTARPQARPSASPTTTT, encoded by the coding sequence GTGGACACGTCGACCTTCAGCTTCACAGCCCTTTACACCGGCGAGACCTGGGTTGCCAACGGCCTGTCCCTGCCCGAGCTGCGAACCCCCGCCGGCGACCTGATGTATAAATTGGCCGCGCCGGCGGAATGGGCGGGCGGCAAGGTGTTCGGCACCAACCTGCGGCGCATGCTGGTGGCCCGCCATGCCCTGATCGACCGCATCCTGGCCAGTCTCGTCGCCGAAATGCCGGGCTTGCAGATCCTGGAGATCGCCTGCGGCCTGTCGGCCCGGGGCTGGCGCTTTACCCGGCAATTTCCCGATCTGCGCTATGTCGAGGCCGACCTGCCGGCCATGGCCGCGCTGAAGGTCCGCGCCCTGGCGCGGGTGCCCGATCTTTCCACCCATCATGCGGTCGTCGCCATCGATGTCCTGGCCGCCGACGGGCCTCAATCCCTGGACGCCGTTCTCGCCCAGTCCTTCGATCCCGCCCGGCCGGTGGCCGTGGTGACCGAAGGATTGATGAATTATTTCACCCTCGATACGGCGACGGATGTCTGGAACCGCTTGTCGGCCGCGCTCGCCCGTTTCCCGAGCGCCGCCTATCTGACCGAAACCTATCCGGAACCGGAGAAGGCCTTGCTCCGTCTTGCCATGCGGGCCGGCGCCGCCGGGCTGCGCCTGGTTTCGCGCTCGGATGCGGGCGTTCACTTCAAGTCGGCGGAGGCGGGGGCCCGCCATCTCCGCGCCTGCGGTTTCGCCGAGGCCGATATCGCCTATCCGCCGGGGGAAAGAATGGTCGCGGTGCTGACCGCGCGCCCTCAGGCAAGGCCAAGCGCCAGCCCGACCACCACCACATAG
- a CDS encoding AAA family ATPase gives MYIRNLEVSDLRSITKGRLEFVYPGREPGRTFADVANWPPRLPNVNLLLGINGAGKSTMLDAVALAALSPVIADSSGFRPYALIRRNARGLSPERAMAKVEVVIHPQDREDKAGSAGEGGKTVVQSIAASVERRGDFEMLRAAEAQDPIWDGMFRDHSPAFLMVGYGATRRVEPSASSDPGLRAKSRQLRYERVASLFEDHFTLRPLASWLPEWQGRNPGRYKQVVGLISRLSRGQVVFTGQLEQGEYLFQVGRRNLVPYSALSDAYKAYIGWIGDLLYHVCMGCPSGQKLVDNKGVVLVDEIDLHIHPEWQRTMIPTLAETLPNLQFIMTSHSPLVVGTLERVNVIHVETGRRGNIVIKRPDEEIYGLTADQILRSEIFGLDSTRDPKFKAHLDELTRRAVTGDREAAMKFMRQAAKGSGAAETLSGKSAEMPDWLASMTPFGSSRG, from the coding sequence ATGTACATCAGGAATCTGGAGGTCAGCGATCTCCGATCGATCACGAAGGGCAGGCTGGAATTCGTCTATCCGGGGCGGGAACCCGGCCGCACCTTCGCCGATGTGGCGAACTGGCCGCCGCGCTTGCCCAATGTGAATTTACTGCTCGGCATCAACGGCGCCGGGAAAAGCACGATGCTCGATGCCGTGGCCTTGGCCGCGCTGTCGCCGGTGATCGCCGATTCATCGGGTTTCCGCCCCTATGCCCTGATCCGCCGCAACGCCAGGGGCCTTTCCCCCGAACGGGCGATGGCGAAGGTCGAGGTCGTGATCCACCCGCAGGACCGGGAGGACAAGGCCGGCAGCGCGGGCGAGGGGGGGAAAACCGTGGTGCAGTCGATCGCGGCCAGTGTCGAGCGGCGCGGCGATTTCGAGATGCTGCGCGCCGCCGAGGCGCAGGACCCGATCTGGGACGGCATGTTCCGCGACCATTCCCCCGCCTTTCTCATGGTCGGCTATGGCGCGACCCGGCGGGTGGAACCTTCCGCCTCGAGCGATCCCGGGCTGCGCGCCAAATCGCGCCAATTGCGTTACGAGCGCGTGGCGTCGCTGTTCGAAGACCATTTCACCTTGAGGCCCTTGGCGAGCTGGCTGCCGGAATGGCAGGGCCGCAACCCGGGCCGATATAAGCAGGTGGTCGGCCTTATCAGCCGGCTGTCGCGCGGGCAGGTGGTCTTTACCGGCCAATTGGAGCAGGGGGAATATCTGTTCCAGGTCGGGCGCCGCAATCTGGTGCCCTATAGCGCGCTTTCCGATGCCTATAAGGCCTATATCGGCTGGATCGGCGATCTGCTCTATCACGTCTGCATGGGCTGCCCATCGGGCCAGAAACTGGTCGACAACAAGGGGGTCGTCCTGGTCGACGAGATCGACCTGCATATTCACCCCGAATGGCAGCGGACCATGATCCCGACTCTGGCCGAGACGTTGCCCAACCTCCAGTTCATCATGACGTCCCACAGCCCGCTGGTGGTCGGAACGCTGGAGCGGGTGAATGTCATTCATGTCGAGACCGGACGGCGGGGCAATATCGTCATCAAGCGGCCGGACGAGGAAATTTATGGCCTGACGGCTGATCAGATTCTCCGGTCCGAAATTTTCGGCCTGGATTCGACGCGGGATCCGAAGTTCAAGGCCCATCTGGACGAATTGACGCGCCGGGCCGTCACGGGCGACAGGGAGGCCGCCATGAAATTCATGCGCCAGGCCGCCAAGGGCAGCGGCGCGGCGGAAACCCTTTCGGGGAAAAGCGCCGAGATGCCGGACTGGCTGGCCTCCATGACACCGTTCGGCTCGTCGCGGGGTTGA
- the hfq gene encoding RNA chaperone Hfq, which yields MSERSQNVQDVFLNYVRKNKTPVTVFLVNGVKLQGVITWFDNFCVLLRRDGHIQLVYKHAISTVMPAAPIQLFDPQASEAPRDH from the coding sequence ATGTCGGAGCGATCCCAAAACGTTCAGGACGTGTTCCTGAATTATGTGCGCAAGAACAAGACGCCGGTCACGGTTTTTCTCGTCAATGGCGTGAAACTTCAGGGCGTGATCACCTGGTTCGACAATTTCTGCGTCCTGCTGCGTCGTGACGGCCACATCCAGCTGGTCTACAAGCACGCGATCTCCACCGTGATGCCCGCGGCGCCGATCCAGCTGTTCGATCCCCAGGCGAGCGAGGCCCCGCGCGACCATTGA
- a CDS encoding sterol desaturase family protein: MEAIAQSLEQWLGGPVDWKQIILIGLTPVFLAAFAVEWFVMARRGRLRQFSPKQIFTNLNLGGAYQVFELIGHALVFMAAMHWVYDHRIADVPLNLWTAPLLFLLVEFCYYWFHRTSHRVRWFWCAHVVHHSGEEMNLTTAMRQSMLYSLTGYWLFFTPLMLIGISPEWTLALYALNLAYQYFVHTEAVDKLPAWVEYVFVTPSHHRAHHGRNPQYIDKNYGGVLILFDRLFGTFEPEVEKVDYGIVRQVRSTNILTLNLHEFIDMMRDVMRPGPLWLRLKHLWAPPEWARPDHKKP, encoded by the coding sequence ATGGAAGCGATCGCGCAAAGCCTGGAGCAATGGCTCGGCGGGCCGGTGGATTGGAAGCAGATCATTCTGATCGGCCTGACGCCGGTGTTTCTTGCCGCCTTTGCCGTCGAATGGTTCGTGATGGCGCGGCGCGGGCGGCTGAGGCAATTCTCGCCGAAGCAGATCTTCACCAACCTGAACCTGGGCGGGGCCTATCAGGTGTTCGAACTGATCGGGCATGCGCTGGTCTTCATGGCGGCGATGCATTGGGTTTACGACCACCGGATCGCCGATGTGCCGCTGAACCTGTGGACGGCGCCGCTGCTCTTCCTCCTGGTCGAGTTCTGCTATTACTGGTTCCATCGCACCTCCCACCGGGTGCGCTGGTTCTGGTGCGCCCATGTGGTCCATCACTCGGGCGAGGAGATGAACCTGACCACGGCGATGCGCCAGAGCATGCTCTATTCCCTGACCGGCTATTGGCTGTTCTTCACGCCCCTGATGCTGATCGGCATCAGCCCGGAATGGACCCTGGCGCTTTACGCCCTGAACCTCGCTTACCAATATTTCGTCCACACCGAGGCTGTGGATAAACTGCCGGCCTGGGTGGAATATGTCTTCGTGACGCCCTCGCACCACCGCGCCCACCATGGCCGCAATCCCCAATACATCGACAAGAATTACGGCGGCGTCCTGATCCTGTTCGATCGCCTGTTCGGCACCTTCGAACCGGAGGTGGAGAAGGTCGACTACGGCATCGTCCGCCAGGTGCGCAGCACCAATATCCTGACCCTGAACCTGCACGAATTCATCGACATGATGCGCGACGTGATGCGCCCCGGGCCCCTGTGGCTGCGCCTCAAGCACCTCTGGGCGCCGCCGGAGTGGGCGCGGCCGGATCATAAAAAACCTTAG
- the hflX gene encoding GTPase HflX — MTEAFDPAAAAKHRKAAGRAIVVHPYVRGQASGDEPGGAALRLPAARLEEAVGLTAAIALDVVEAIEAPVDRIRPATWLGTGKVEDLRQAVDMFGVDVVIMNCALSPVQQRNLERDLKTKVIDRTGLILEIFGERAATREGRLQVELAHLSYQKSRLVRSWTHLERQRGGVGFLGGPGETQIEADRRILSDKITRLKRELETVTRTRELHRRNRRKVPHPIVALVGYTNAGKSSLFNRLTRADVLAADLLFATLDPTMRGIRLPSGRRIILSDTVGFVSDLPTHLVAAFRATLEEVLEADVILHVRDIAHPESEAQKADVLSVLGELGVDEVAQTERMIEVLNKIDLLLPEERLSLDNAAHRLPAILPVSALTGEGVERLLALLDEKLGTAREFLELDVALADGAALAFLYQHGEVIAREDREDGTAHLTVGIDHADLGRFIKRFGPQAAG, encoded by the coding sequence TTGACCGAGGCTTTCGATCCCGCCGCTGCGGCAAAGCACCGCAAGGCGGCGGGGCGCGCGATCGTCGTCCATCCCTATGTGCGGGGACAGGCGTCCGGTGACGAGCCGGGCGGCGCCGCCCTGCGCCTGCCTGCCGCCCGGCTCGAGGAGGCGGTGGGCCTGACCGCGGCCATCGCCCTCGACGTCGTCGAGGCGATCGAGGCGCCGGTCGACCGCATCCGCCCCGCCACCTGGCTCGGCACCGGCAAGGTGGAAGACCTGCGCCAGGCCGTCGATATGTTCGGCGTCGATGTCGTGATCATGAATTGCGCGCTGTCGCCGGTGCAGCAGCGCAACCTGGAACGCGACCTCAAGACCAAGGTGATCGACCGTACCGGCCTGATCCTGGAAATCTTCGGCGAGCGCGCGGCGACAAGGGAAGGGCGGCTTCAGGTCGAGCTTGCCCATCTGTCCTACCAGAAAAGCCGGCTTGTCCGTTCCTGGACCCACCTGGAACGCCAGCGCGGCGGTGTCGGCTTCCTGGGCGGCCCGGGCGAGACCCAGATCGAGGCCGACCGCCGGATCCTGTCCGACAAGATCACGCGCCTGAAGCGGGAGTTGGAAACCGTCACCCGGACGCGGGAATTGCACCGCCGCAACCGCCGCAAAGTGCCGCATCCGATCGTGGCCCTGGTCGGCTATACCAATGCCGGCAAATCCTCGCTCTTCAACCGGCTGACGCGGGCGGACGTGCTGGCGGCCGACCTGCTGTTTGCCACCCTCGATCCGACCATGCGCGGGATCAGGCTGCCGTCCGGCCGGCGGATCATCCTGTCCGATACAGTCGGCTTCGTCTCCGACCTGCCCACCCATCTGGTCGCCGCCTTCCGGGCGACGCTCGAAGAAGTGCTCGAAGCCGACGTCATCCTCCATGTCCGCGACATCGCCCATCCCGAAAGCGAGGCGCAGAAGGCGGATGTCCTGTCGGTGCTGGGCGAACTCGGCGTCGACGAGGTCGCCCAGACCGAGCGGATGATCGAAGTCCTGAACAAGATCGACCTGCTCTTGCCCGAGGAGCGCCTGAGCCTCGACAATGCCGCCCACCGGCTGCCGGCGATCCTGCCCGTCTCGGCGCTGACGGGCGAGGGGGTGGAGCGTCTGCTCGCCCTTCTCGACGAGAAACTGGGCACGGCGCGGGAATTCCTCGAACTCGACGTAGCACTTGCCGATGGCGCCGCCCTGGCCTTCCTCTACCAGCACGGCGAAGTGATCGCCCGCGAGGACCGGGAGGACGGCACCGCCCATCTGACCGTCGGCATCGATCACGCCGACCTCGGGCGCTTCATCAAGCGCTTCGGTCCGCAGGCGGCGGGCTGA
- a CDS encoding YqaA family protein, which produces MAETAMIVAGLYAGLFLVAFGAATILPLQSEAAVVGMVLADHDAGLVVLVAGAGNTLGAATNWLLGRGVERFRHRRWFPVGPGALRRAEGWYRRYGRWSLLLSWLPLGGDALTIVAGVLREPLAVFLLLVAIGKIGRYVVVVGLALGLA; this is translated from the coding sequence ATGGCGGAAACGGCGATGATCGTGGCCGGGCTTTATGCCGGGCTTTTCCTGGTGGCGTTCGGGGCGGCCACCATTCTGCCGTTGCAGTCCGAAGCCGCAGTGGTCGGCATGGTGCTGGCGGATCACGACGCCGGCCTGGTGGTCCTGGTCGCCGGGGCCGGCAATACGCTGGGCGCCGCGACCAATTGGCTGCTCGGCCGCGGGGTCGAGCGCTTCAGGCACCGGCGCTGGTTTCCGGTCGGGCCCGGGGCGCTGCGCCGGGCCGAGGGCTGGTATCGCCGCTATGGCCGCTGGAGCCTGCTGCTCAGCTGGCTGCCGCTCGGCGGCGATGCCCTGACCATCGTCGCCGGCGTGCTGCGCGAACCTCTGGCCGTGTTCCTGCTGCTCGTCGCCATCGGCAAGATCGGCCGCTATGTGGTGGTGGTCGGGCTGGCGCTTGGCCTTGCCTGA
- a CDS encoding type II toxin-antitoxin system RatA family toxin yields the protein MPRYAEVKTLPYSAAQLFQLVADIAKYPEFLPWCVGARIRAKSDDLIIADLMIGYKAFRERFTSAVSLNPPDEIEVSFTEGPFSYLKNHWRFLPTADGSPGCVIDFLVDFEFKNKVYQQVIGGVFEDAAIRMIAAFETRAHALYGAGAAA from the coding sequence ATGCCGCGCTATGCCGAAGTGAAGACGCTGCCCTATAGCGCGGCGCAATTGTTCCAACTGGTCGCCGATATCGCCAAATACCCGGAATTCCTGCCCTGGTGCGTGGGGGCGCGCATCCGCGCCAAATCCGACGACCTGATCATCGCCGACCTGATGATCGGCTATAAGGCGTTCCGCGAGCGCTTCACCTCCGCCGTCAGCCTGAACCCGCCGGACGAGATCGAGGTCTCCTTCACCGAAGGGCCGTTCTCCTACCTGAAGAACCATTGGCGCTTCCTGCCGACGGCGGACGGCAGCCCCGGCTGCGTGATCGATTTCCTGGTCGATTTCGAATTCAAGAACAAGGTCTACCAGCAGGTGATCGGCGGCGTGTTCGAAGACGCCGCGATCCGCATGATCGCCGCCTTCGAAACCCGCGCCCACGCGCTTTACGGGGCAGGGGCGGCGGCCTGA
- the lpdA gene encoding dihydrolipoyl dehydrogenase produces the protein MAETFDVIVVGGGPGGYVAAIRAAQLGFKTAVVEKKHLGGICLNWGCIPTKALLRSAEIYHYLQHPGDYGLSATGVSFDIKKIVERSRGVSKRLNGGVGFLLKKNKVTVIDGAARLTGPTTLSVTKDGAKVGDYAAKHVILATGARPRALPGLEPDGKLVWTYFEAMVPEATPKSLLVVGSGAIGIEFASFYRTLGVEVTVVEVMPQILPVEDEEIAAHVRKRLEKQGMKILTQAKVLGLKKGTDSVTATIEDAKGAKSELTVDRVISAVGVVGNIEDLGLEALGVATERGCIRIDGYGRTNVPGLYAIGDVAGPPMLAHKAEHEGVICVEAIKGLHPHPMKKEQIPGCTYCNPQVASVGLTEKKAKEAGYEVKVGRFPFTANGKAIALGEDQGLVKTIFDAKTGQLLGAHLVGAEVTELIQGFVVAMGLETTEEELMHTVFPHPTLSEMMHEAVLDAYGRAIHI, from the coding sequence ATGGCCGAGACTTTCGACGTCATCGTCGTGGGCGGCGGGCCGGGCGGCTATGTCGCCGCCATCCGCGCCGCGCAACTGGGCTTCAAGACTGCCGTGGTCGAGAAGAAGCACCTGGGCGGGATCTGCCTCAACTGGGGCTGTATCCCGACCAAGGCGCTGCTCCGCTCCGCCGAGATCTATCACTATCTTCAGCACCCCGGCGATTACGGCCTCTCGGCCACCGGGGTCTCTTTCGACATCAAGAAGATCGTCGAACGCTCGCGCGGGGTGTCCAAGCGCCTCAACGGCGGTGTCGGCTTCCTCTTGAAGAAGAACAAGGTCACCGTGATCGACGGCGCGGCGAGGCTGACCGGGCCGACCACGCTGTCCGTGACCAAGGACGGCGCCAAGGTCGGCGATTACGCCGCGAAACACGTCATCCTGGCGACCGGGGCGCGGCCCCGCGCCCTGCCGGGGCTGGAGCCGGACGGCAAGCTGGTCTGGACCTATTTCGAAGCCATGGTGCCGGAGGCGACGCCGAAATCCCTGCTGGTGGTCGGCTCGGGCGCCATCGGCATCGAATTCGCCAGCTTCTATCGCACCCTCGGCGTCGAGGTCACGGTGGTCGAAGTCATGCCGCAGATCCTGCCCGTCGAGGACGAGGAAATCGCCGCCCACGTGCGGAAACGCCTCGAAAAGCAGGGCATGAAGATCCTGACCCAGGCCAAGGTGCTGGGCCTGAAGAAGGGCACGGACAGCGTCACCGCCACCATCGAGGATGCGAAGGGCGCGAAATCCGAACTCACCGTCGACCGGGTGATTTCGGCGGTCGGCGTCGTCGGCAATATCGAGGACCTGGGGCTGGAAGCCCTCGGCGTCGCGACCGAGCGCGGCTGCATCAGGATCGACGGCTACGGCCGCACCAATGTGCCCGGCCTCTATGCCATCGGCGATGTCGCCGGCCCGCCCATGCTGGCCCATAAGGCGGAACACGAGGGCGTGATCTGCGTCGAGGCGATCAAGGGCCTGCACCCGCACCCGATGAAGAAGGAGCAGATCCCCGGCTGCACCTATTGCAACCCGCAGGTCGCCTCGGTCGGCCTGACCGAGAAGAAGGCGAAAGAGGCCGGCTACGAGGTCAAGGTTGGCCGCTTCCCCTTCACGGCGAACGGCAAGGCGATCGCGCTCGGCGAGGACCAGGGCCTGGTGAAGACCATTTTCGATGCCAAGACCGGGCAATTGCTGGGCGCCCATCTGGTCGGCGCCGAGGTGACCGAACTGATCCAGGGCTTCGTCGTCGCCATGGGGCTGGAAACCACGGAAGAGGAGCTGATGCACACGGTATTCCCGCATCCCACCCTCTCTGAAATGATGCATGAAGCGGTGCTTGACGCTTACGGCCGGGCCATTCACATCTAG
- the mazG gene encoding nucleoside triphosphate pyrophosphohydrolase translates to MPSSSPDNSPLAALLALMVRLRAPQDGCPWDREQTFATIAPYTIEEAYEVADAIARHDLGDLREELGDLLFQVVFHARIAEEQGAFTFADVAEAITGKMIARHPHIFGDADAHDAARWEDMKAQERAAKAKGGLLDDVPLALPALLRAAKLQKRAARIGFDWPDLLPVLDKLEEEIRELKVEIAAGSGIDRLEDELGDMLFVMANIGRHLGVEAETALRAANAKFERRFRHIERRLAEDGRQGPQQLDFLDSLWNEAKALERQGG, encoded by the coding sequence ATGCCCTCCTCCTCGCCCGACAACAGCCCCCTCGCCGCCCTTCTCGCTCTCATGGTCCGGCTGCGGGCCCCGCAGGACGGCTGCCCCTGGGACAGGGAGCAGACCTTCGCCACCATCGCCCCCTATACGATCGAGGAGGCTTACGAGGTGGCCGACGCCATCGCCCGCCACGACCTGGGCGACCTGCGCGAGGAATTGGGCGACCTTCTGTTCCAGGTCGTGTTCCATGCCCGGATCGCCGAAGAACAGGGCGCCTTCACCTTCGCCGACGTGGCGGAGGCGATCACCGGCAAGATGATCGCCCGCCATCCTCATATCTTCGGCGATGCCGATGCCCATGACGCCGCCCGCTGGGAAGATATGAAGGCGCAGGAGCGCGCGGCCAAGGCCAAGGGCGGCCTGCTGGACGATGTTCCCCTCGCCCTGCCCGCCCTGCTGCGCGCGGCCAAGCTGCAAAAGCGCGCCGCCCGCATCGGCTTCGACTGGCCGGACCTCCTGCCCGTGCTCGACAAGCTGGAAGAGGAAATCCGCGAACTGAAGGTCGAGATCGCCGCCGGCAGCGGCATCGACCGGCTGGAAGACGAATTGGGCGACATGCTCTTCGTCATGGCCAATATCGGCCGGCACCTGGGGGTCGAGGCGGAAACCGCCCTTCGCGCCGCCAATGCGAAATTCGAGCGCCGCTTCCGCCATATCGAGCGGCGCCTGGCGGAGGACGGCCGCCAGGGCCCCCAGCAACTGGATTTCCTCGACAGCCTGTGGAACGAGGCCAAGGCGCTGGAACGGCAGGGCGGCTGA